ATCAAAGCAGTCACTCTCTGTTGGCCGCTGAGTCCATAAACATTACGCCGCTCAGAAAGCGGCCAACTATTGAACCGCAGCACTGGCCTCACCAGAGTAGCgtgtgcaggtttttttttttaacaatagtTAGAAATCCCTGCCTCCCTCTAGTGACTTGTCAATATACCCAAACACTTAACTCCTTAACGCAGAGTGTCAACTCCGTCTGCAGGTTGGGCCCGGATCTCAGATTGCTCTATTTGAATAATCAATTCAGTagtttgaaaagacaaaataaaaattaagTATATATTTTGGTGAAAGCTTGAAACCCCCGTGTTGCTTGGGAACCAGTGATCTAAAAACACTAGTTTATGTGTCCTCCTCCAGAGCCGGGTAGTACAGAAACATAAGTCCAGCCCTTCAACCTCTGTACAGTGGTTCTCCTGAGGTTGACACACACATCTAGAGCACAGTGGATGTGACGCCTTCTTTGTgactgtgtgtacacacacacacacacacacacacacacacacacacacacacacacacacacacacacacacctcagtgaTGAGTCTCCAGCTCCACCACCGTCCACTCGCCCTGCGGGGAGCTACCGGTGGTCTCTGGGGAGAAACTGCTGACGGAGGTGACTGTGGCGGAGGGAGGCGTGAGCGGAGGCAGCAGGCTGGGCCACAGGCTGCTCTCCAGGGGGCTCAGCgtgcccccggccccccccggcagcagcagcagggacgaGCAGCCGTCTCTGTTCAGCAGCAGGCTCTGGTTGATCAGCTGCTGGACGATGTCCACATTCTTCCCCCAGTCCAGCTCCTGGGGGGCGGAGCGCTCCGGCGACTCAGGAGAAGAGCTGTCCCCGTCCTGGGAGGGGTCGCTGGATGTCGGAGGGGAGtcaggggggggaggaagaggagaagagctgTGGGTGGACTGCGAAGAGTCTCGGAGCCCCCCATTCCCCAGCgtccccctctcttcctcagtCGTCTCTACTGTGGCCTCCCTCCCCCAGTCTCCTTCACCCTCCTCTTCGTCACTCGCCTCCAGGGCCTCGTAGATGGTGCAGAGGCCGGAGGAGGGGGACACCGGCGCCGCCTGACCTTGGttggactgctgctgcagctcctgttGCCACTGCAGGATCTGCTGccgctccttcagctcctgctgcagcagctcctcctctttcctggaATCCTCCCGCGTCTTCCTCGCCAGCGCCTCCTCATTCCTCTTGatctcctcctcagcctcctccttcttcctcctcgtctcctcctcctcccgcctcttcctctcctgctcggCCTCCTCCAGAGGCCTGCTCTGTTGGTCCCGGCGTTGCTGCATCTCCAACAGCTGCCTCTGGTGTTGCTCCAGCCGGCGGAGCTGGGGGCTCAGCGCCTGCTGCCCGGGGCTCCTGGGTGGGAGGTCGGCACAGGTCAGCTTGGGTGGGGCGAGGGCGGAGGCGGCGTGAGGCTTGACGATGTCGCAGTAGCTTCTAGGGAAAGCAGGGTGCTCGCGGCGGTGAGGGTGGGGCAGCCCGGCAAAGCCTGTGTGAGAGATGGAAGATTACAATAGCGCGATCGTGttgagaataaaacaaaaaaggaataaaaacagaTCACGGGCAGCAGGACAGTGACAGCAGTGCAGTGTGAGTACAGGCAGGAGGGTGTAGAAGGAAAGGGGTTGTGGGGGGCCTCCACAGGGTAAAGGAATAGTGAGCATTGTGAAGTCAGTCCCCAAAAGGTCCGTCAGTAGCCTACAAACTGACCAGCAGTTATtggtgttccccccccccccccttttgtatTTTGAACCAtttggcagtgacagtgggccATTGTTTGAACGTCATATAAACTTGTCACAATGCAATAAAGACACCAAGAAAAGACTTGTGTACAAAAACAGCAGCCAAATTCCTGTAAatgcaaccaccatcagctatGGGGTGAAgtgaaccaaaaaaagaaaagaaaaaagcatcatGAGCTTGAACCGTTTCCACCCGTGAATGGAGTTTATAGTTAGTCAACCAGTGATTCATGCAGAAGCTCTCCATGCATTTATAGACATCCAGCATCAcaagattaaataaaataatagctTAGCTTTAGAAAGAATGCCGTTATATCAACGGCGAGTCCTAGAGCAAAGATGTCCCATTGATCCTCTACACACTGATCCAAAGTAATGTCATGAaattcaaagtgtgtgtgtgtgcgcgccccaATGTGACATGCATAAGCATAAGTTAACATTAATACAGtgcagcaagaaaaaaaaaagaaaaaaaaagtagaaagagCTAACGAACAGGAACACACCCAGAGCGGACAGCAGGGCAATTAACTGAGCAGGTCTGACTTCTTCTGGATGACGAGACGTAGAACTTCACCCGTTGACGAGAAGTTGTGGCGCTGTTGATCGACTCGTGGCGGCTCCTTTCCAGTTTTGAGTTCAGACTGGAGAAGTCTTTGAGGGAAGCCACGGGTTCCACTCACTCAAATGTGTGTACAGGTGTGTGAGCTTTTTGCAAGTTAAAGTATGTGcttaaagagtgtgtgtggagCCGCTGGTAAACATGTAGAAGTGTGTCACACCTTGAAATGAATAAGTTACGATCCACAGAATATAAATTACACCCAAAAGCCCACTTCAATGAAACTCTACAGGGTGAGATTACATAATGGTAAAAATCTAGTCTTTATTTAAAGTTAATCAATCCAAAAGCTGTGTAAACACGATGAAAGAAAGAGCTGGGGTACAATTTAAAGTGCAAGAGATGAGTGATCGGGCTTATAGAAGATCGCTTGTATCGTACGGTAGCGACATCAGAACAGGTATACACAATCAAACGCATGACCACTTAGCCGTTTTGTtcagtaaaatataaaataaaaaagaaggataaatacacaaacacatcatcaaatATACAAACACATCATTCCacgttttcttttgttaagCTGAATTCTCTTGTTTTACCACTTTAAACCAACAGTCCAATCCATGGCAATTCACAACAACATTATTCTGTGTCGAGTCAAACCGGCACAGAAACCCAGGCAGAGTAAGTAGTAGCTATTGCACATACACGAATTTAAGCCATATACTCATGAGGGAAAGGTTATATCAGAGGGAGGCCACTGCTTTAGATtacttccctttttaaatctttttttttttgcgttgttgctgctgctgctgctgctgctgctgctgcttacgACAAGAGCTACAACAGTGAGATATTGTGGGCGGCTGCAGCGGGGCGGGGCCTGTTAGGGAGATGATTGACTATACGTTACCTGAAAAAGAGTTCTCAGTCTTTTCACAGATAGAATAGTAGGGTGGCTGGGTGTCATCTGGGCTCTCCTCTGGTGGCTGCAAAGTGCTCGGGGCTTCCTCGGGCCGCGGCACTTCCTCCCTGAAGCTCTCGCCGGACTCCGCCTCCGGCTGCGTCCCGCAATCGATGTAGTTGTGCTCGGCGACGCACGGCGGCGACGACGACGGGACGGGACAGGCCTCCTTGGTCTCATCGGACAGCTCCTCCAGGGAGAAGATGCCCGGGCTCTTGACGCAGCTCTCCCCTGTGGACTGCGCGTTGGAGTTCGAGGCAGTGGTCATGGTGTCGAAGCCGTAAGACGCCAGCGACGTCGCCGAAGGCGGGGTGGTGTCGAAGCCCGCAgcgccctcctccacctcctccacgatgGACAGGCAGCGCTGGGCCGGCGGCTGGCAGTCAAAGGTGGCGTGGCCGACCACCAGACTCTCCAAGGAGTCGTCCAGCAGAGCCTCCCCCTCGGTGTCGCTCGCCTCGTCTTCCGTTACCGAGGCGGAGGACTGGTTGGAGGCGGGGCCTCCCTGAACCACGTCTGCAGACGGGGGCTGGGCCTCTGCATCCTCGTCTCCATCCCGGCGCGGGTCAGGCTGTTGGGGAAGAGCCGGTGCTCGCACCTCTCCAGGCTGCAGCCTCCTGGCGCCGTTGTTGTCGCAGAGCTCCTCGGGCGTGCTGGTGTCGCTGCTCAGGGTGCTGGACGCAGACATGCCGGGGGCCGGGGTTTGCGTCGGGGCggggccccactcacccacgGACATCGGGCCCACTGAACCTTGGGGCTGCTCTTTGACGGCGGCAACAGCAAGATGGGGAACTCCTGGGTTTTCCGGATCAAAAGGAGCAGAGCCGTGGTCCGGCCAGACCTGAGTTGGGGTCTCCGGGTCCGCCTGCCAGGCGTCCTCCACAGGGCTCGGCGCCGCTCCTGCCACCGGTGCGGGCTGGGAGGAGTTTTCCAGACCCTGCAGTGGCTGAAGAGGTTCCGCCCAGGGGTCAGCTAAGGGGTTTGGTTGGTCCCACTGAGCAGCCGGGGCGGAgggcagcagcgggggggcGGCCACTCGGTTCAGGTTATCGAGCCTCTCGTCCTCAGCAAAGTCGTCCTCATCTGCGTTACCGTAGCTCTCCAGCCCGCTCTCCGTCACCCCCTCACTAGCCATCTCCACAtcgtcgtcctcctcatcctcctcctcaccatCTACGTTGTTGTCATGCCTGAGTCTCTGAGGTTTGTCTGCCCGCTCTGAGCCCACGTCCATGTCGCACACCCGGTCGTcttcctcgtcgtcctcgtcgaAGTCGTTCGCCGGTATGTCTGGGACCTTCTCAAAGTCCGGTGAGCCTGCAGAGGCCCCCTCCATGTCGATGGCTCCTTTGAGGCTGCCGTCTCCCAGGTCGTCCATGCTCTCCGTGCCCTCCAGGACACCGGGGGCACTCAGCTCCGACGCGCCCTGCTGGCTGCCGCTTACATCCTCGGAGTCCAGCTCGGAGAGCAGGGCACCACCTGCCCTCCAGTGGGACCCCCCGACTGGACCCGCAGAATCGGGGCGAGAATCCTCTGTGGGCTGCGTGGTTCCGCTCATCTCGGACACGGACACCAGCTGGCtgccttccctctcctcttcatcgtccTCCTCATTTAGATTGGAGTGAGGAACCAGCACAGGGATGGCATTTGCTGCTGCCACGGATGTGGAGGGGGTTTGGTTTAGGTGAACGGCCTCCGCAGATAGCGACGGAGGGCAGGCCACTGGCGCTGGCGTCGGCTCAACTGGGACAGGGGTCTCCTCCCGCGTCGTTGGCGAGTGGGCGTTCCGCGTCGTTGGCGAGTGGGCGTTGCTCTCTAGCTGCtccaggggaggaggagaggtctGTGGCGACATCGTCCTGGCGGGGCttcgaggaggagaggaagatgcACCCTGTCCCTGAGCGGGCTCCTGAGGTACCGCCTCTGGAGAGGGACCCTGGGCCAACGCTGGGGGCCGGTCGTCCTGTGGTGCGGGGGCAGCGAGGGGTGATGCCTGTGGGAGGAGCTCCGTGGCCTCCGATTGCGTTGCTGCTAGCACAGCGGCTGCAGTCACAGCTGCCCGTCCGGCTGCTCTCTGGGCTTCTCCGGCATGTTTGGTAGTATTTAAAACCCCCGTTTTCTTTGCCGCGGTGAAAGGCGGGACGGCCTGCATTGGTTTACTTCTACCTTTACCCTGAGgtgtgctgctgtgtgctggTCTGCTTGCTGGAGAGGCAGGCGGGGTTTGACCAAGGGGAAGCCTGTTGCGGTCCTTGAACCAAACAGGCGCCACAGGTTTCTTTGTGGAAGAAGGTTTTGCAGGTTGCGACGCTTTGGACGGCGACATTTTGGGATCCGCCTTTTTCTCGGACACGGGGCCCTTGGAGGCGGAGTTGAGCTTTAGGGTGGCTGTGGGTTTAGATGGTTCAGGTTTTTTTGTGGCAGCGGAAGTTGTAGCTACGGCGGGTTTCTTCGCCACAGCAGACGGTGGTCGACTGACATCTGttggaaggaaagaagagaaaatccGATTAACTTCTTTTTTCATTGCTGTCAAACACTACTGGGTACATTTTAGATCTTAAAACCGTATGTTGCCCACACAGTTGAGCTCCCTACCTTTCTTTGCAGCAGCTGTTCTTGGAGGCTGAGCCGCTGCAGTCCTGCCTGTAGAGGGCGCtgcggtgactctggacgcagCGGTTTTGGCAGTTGCAGCAGTGGAGACCTTGATCGTGGATGTGGTCGCCGTGGATGTGAGCGCCCTGGATGTGAGCGCAGCTCGAGATGTCGAGGGGCCCGGAGCAGGCCTGGAGAAAGACAATGAATTTTAAATTAACTTTTAAGCTCAATTACTTTGTTGGCAAGTGAGGAACactgaaaggaaataaaaagattGAAGAGGAATGGAATGCAAGAAGAATGAACTGAACGGTCACGCGGAAAGAGGATGAGGTGAGGGAGCCGGGgctaaatcaaatgttttaataaaaaaggttaaTGGGGAGCAGAGCGcaaattaaagaagaaaaaaaaaggaatgaaggGGGCCAAAGTAGAGCGAGGAAATACAAGACAGTGGAAGGATACGTTTCAAAAGCAGAAGAACAGTgggaaggagagaagatgaGTCTTGTTTTAACTTCCTGGTACACTGCTCCGTCTGAAGGAGTTCTACAAGCCAGAACCGCTCCGCCTGCTTCCTCCAACACCAGGCACCTCTCCTGGCCAATCGAAAAGGGTTCAAAGTGCACTGCGCCCAAAACCCCCACACGCTCAACTAGAGCCTTCCGCGCATTACTACGGTTCAACGTTTGTGACGTAGTCCAAGGATTTTATTCGTAAATAATTATCAGAAGAGGGCGGTAAAGCCACaaaagtagtaatagtagtaaccCCTGCAAAATTGTCTGTCCTACATTTGTCTGCTCTCGGGCTCAAAGACTTTGCCTCAGTCTGTGCTGAACGCCTGTGAAATGAGCGAGCCTTCATTTCCGCTCTTGAACCCTGTTGTGcaaacacaatacaaaaaaagatagAGTATGATTACAACAACATCGTTTCTACAACAACCGAATCACTTTCACAAACAAGGGCTCCACAATCGCATGGAGCTGTGCCGATTAAGTCTACCGACATGGCCGACGACGTAAACACAAGCCGACGGATGCTGCCACATTAAAGTGACCATTACAATGACCATTTGTAGCAGACAGCCAGACTCGCAGGGATACTGGAATGAGCCGGAAGATGCATCAGACAGAAGATCTGGGTCCAACGTGAAATGGAAGCATGTCAGACGATGTGATGAAATCGGCCCAGAGTGAACAAAACAAGGAGATGCAAACTAGGGGGTCTGaatagaaataaacaacaacctTAACAGGATGGGAAATGGATGGAAAAGAAATGAGGgttaaagttgttgtttttattcatctatACTCTGTTGGTGGATTAGTACGGATTACATTTCCTACCAGCAGAAGGTTGAAAGTCAATACAAATCACAGACCACAGACAGGACGAGAGGCACTGCACAGCCATCTACAGAATGTCAACAACCTTGTCCTCTTAAGAAAAGGCCAGCATAGGGACAAGTCAGTGATGCACTCGGTttcacaggtaataaaatatataGTA
The sequence above is a segment of the Gasterosteus aculeatus chromosome 9, fGasAcu3.hap1.1, whole genome shotgun sequence genome. Coding sequences within it:
- the prr36a gene encoding uncharacterized protein prr36a is translated as MKPDGDTMETTETTEAVAEPSSSQDSVTEQAPSRPDEAANDAATKANGKPAGADPKVKPRSVATKMHPAAKSAGASGSRPGTASLRAVKPFSSTSAAALKKTATTAKAAPAAGAPRRPAGGVAGSSTVKNQQRGPDKRPSGPTRDAAAAAPATATNGSKPAALNGLPKGRPESVNVARAKATAPASRAAPSAAPKASKAPVVSKTARPAPGPSTSRAALTSRALTSTATTSTIKVSTAATAKTAASRVTAAPSTGRTAAAQPPRTAAAKKDVSRPPSAVAKKPAVATTSAATKKPEPSKPTATLKLNSASKGPVSEKKADPKMSPSKASQPAKPSSTKKPVAPVWFKDRNRLPLGQTPPASPASRPAHSSTPQGKGRSKPMQAVPPFTAAKKTGVLNTTKHAGEAQRAAGRAAVTAAAVLAATQSEATELLPQASPLAAPAPQDDRPPALAQGPSPEAVPQEPAQGQGASSSPPRSPARTMSPQTSPPPLEQLESNAHSPTTRNAHSPTTREETPVPVEPTPAPVACPPSLSAEAVHLNQTPSTSVAAANAIPVLVPHSNLNEEDDEEEREGSQLVSVSEMSGTTQPTEDSRPDSAGPVGGSHWRAGGALLSELDSEDVSGSQQGASELSAPGVLEGTESMDDLGDGSLKGAIDMEGASAGSPDFEKVPDIPANDFDEDDEEDDRVCDMDVGSERADKPQRLRHDNNVDGEEEDEEDDDVEMASEGVTESGLESYGNADEDDFAEDERLDNLNRVAAPPLLPSAPAAQWDQPNPLADPWAEPLQPLQGLENSSQPAPVAGAAPSPVEDAWQADPETPTQVWPDHGSAPFDPENPGVPHLAVAAVKEQPQGSVGPMSVGEWGPAPTQTPAPGMSASSTLSSDTSTPEELCDNNGARRLQPGEVRAPALPQQPDPRRDGDEDAEAQPPSADVVQGGPASNQSSASVTEDEASDTEGEALLDDSLESLVVGHATFDCQPPAQRCLSIVEEVEEGAAGFDTTPPSATSLASYGFDTMTTASNSNAQSTGESCVKSPGIFSLEELSDETKEACPVPSSSPPCVAEHNYIDCGTQPEAESGESFREEVPRPEEAPSTLQPPEESPDDTQPPYYSICEKTENSFSGFAGLPHPHRREHPAFPRSYCDIVKPHAASALAPPKLTCADLPPRSPGQQALSPQLRRLEQHQRQLLEMQQRRDQQSRPLEEAEQERKRREEEETRRKKEEAEEEIKRNEEALARKTREDSRKEEELLQQELKERQQILQWQQELQQQSNQGQAAPVSPSSGLCTIYEALEASDEEEGEGDWGREATVETTEEERGTLGNGGLRDSSQSTHSSSPLPPPPDSPPTSSDPSQDGDSSSPESPERSAPQELDWGKNVDIVQQLINQSLLLNRDGCSSLLLLPGGAGGTLSPLESSLWPSLLPPLTPPSATVTSVSSFSPETTGSSPQGEWTVVELETHH